A genomic region of Pseudomonadota bacterium contains the following coding sequences:
- a CDS encoding cold-shock protein — MAVGKVKWFNDAKGYGFLEQDNGEDVFVHFSAIKQDGFKTLKTGEKVEFEITKGPKGPQAANVVKAE; from the coding sequence ATGGCAGTAGGTAAGGTTAAATGGTTTAACGATGCAAAAGGGTATGGGTTTCTTGAGCAGGATAATGGTGAAGATGTGTTTGTTCATTTTTCGGCAATTAAACAGGATGGTTTTAAAACTTTAAAAACAGGGGAAAAAGTAGAATTTGAAATTACAAAAGGCCCGAAGGGTCCGCAAGCAGCAAATGTTGTAAAAGCTGAATAA